A genome region from Schaalia sp. 19OD2882 includes the following:
- a CDS encoding ABC transporter substrate-binding protein, producing the protein MTHQRLLPALAVLALSGTTLLGACTNPTAGSAPASDAGVERWGATTTRLEGATLTLWAAQTSNKIPLKVVDAFEKATGAKVEVITIPDNYESNVQTKIATGDRPDLLFWQPVPSTLAGFVAQDLLQDLEGAPWVTDYADGIADAGGTYDGKRYAALISSPDVEGVYYNKKVFAAAGITETPKNWDEFIAAAEKIKGANIPGVASPLFEMAGSQWGTQWAVNIQLAEAAKDGLWDRINKNEDSFSGPDVLGAIKEYKGMFDKGLYNTDAGSAKDTDQSVALWEGKTGMIIQTNGTFNAIAALAKNDKAALDETIGFFPISKKGNIGTSIPQQTGGVVAFKSGDAGREAAARQFLNFWMTDGYETFVKDQNIVSVMKTVKSPDTVPQALLDSAASLKDSVGSMQSQAIANPDLYLNLANMVNGTVTPEEAAKATQDQFAEIAKAQGAKGF; encoded by the coding sequence ATGACACACCAACGACTTCTCCCAGCACTCGCCGTCCTCGCGCTGTCCGGCACGACGCTTCTCGGAGCGTGCACCAACCCGACTGCAGGGTCGGCTCCCGCCTCCGACGCGGGCGTCGAGCGATGGGGCGCGACCACCACCAGGCTCGAGGGTGCGACCCTCACTCTGTGGGCAGCCCAGACCTCCAACAAGATCCCCCTCAAGGTCGTTGACGCCTTCGAGAAGGCGACTGGGGCGAAGGTCGAGGTCATCACCATCCCCGACAACTACGAGTCCAACGTTCAGACGAAGATCGCCACCGGCGACCGTCCCGACCTGCTCTTCTGGCAGCCCGTCCCCTCCACCCTCGCCGGATTCGTCGCGCAGGACCTCCTCCAGGACCTCGAAGGAGCCCCCTGGGTCACCGACTACGCCGATGGCATCGCCGACGCCGGAGGCACCTACGACGGGAAGCGCTACGCCGCCCTCATCTCCTCTCCTGATGTCGAGGGCGTCTACTACAACAAGAAGGTCTTCGCCGCAGCGGGCATCACCGAAACCCCGAAGAACTGGGACGAGTTCATCGCCGCCGCCGAGAAGATCAAAGGCGCCAACATCCCCGGTGTTGCCTCCCCGCTGTTCGAGATGGCCGGCTCCCAGTGGGGCACCCAGTGGGCCGTCAACATCCAACTCGCCGAGGCCGCCAAGGACGGCCTGTGGGATCGCATCAACAAGAACGAGGACTCCTTCAGCGGACCCGATGTCCTCGGAGCGATCAAGGAATACAAGGGCATGTTCGACAAGGGTCTGTACAACACCGACGCAGGCTCCGCGAAGGACACCGACCAGTCCGTCGCCCTGTGGGAGGGCAAGACCGGCATGATCATCCAGACCAACGGCACCTTCAACGCCATCGCGGCCCTCGCCAAGAACGACAAGGCCGCCCTCGACGAGACGATCGGTTTCTTCCCGATCTCCAAGAAGGGCAACATCGGGACGTCGATCCCCCAGCAGACCGGTGGCGTCGTCGCCTTCAAGTCCGGCGACGCGGGTCGTGAAGCCGCCGCCCGCCAGTTCCTCAACTTCTGGATGACCGACGGGTACGAAACCTTCGTCAAGGACCAGAACATCGTGTCGGTCATGAAGACCGTCAAGAGCCCCGACACGGTCCCCCAGGCGCTCCTCGACTCCGCCGCCTCCCTCAAGGACTCGGTCGGCTCCATGCAGTCCCAGGCGATCGCCAACCCCGACCTCTACCTCAACCTCGCGAACATGGTCAACGGAACCGTCACCCCTGAAGAGGCCGCGAAGGCCACCCAGGACCAGTTCGCCGAAATCGCGAAGGCCCAGGGAGCCAAGGGCTTCTGA
- a CDS encoding LacI family DNA-binding transcriptional regulator: MSSKRERRPPVISDVAACAGVSVSTVSRYLNNSAHLSEDSAQRIARAIDLLGYRPSSIARGLKGSTMNLIAVLSTNTALLGSAITIQGIEDEARIRRHSVMISKLDDSGSSSLSETMRTVLDLNPSGVIVLRYDAIAEKALESLPSSLPVVVIGGRQGDGRDQVSLCEKEGGQALTDHLLALGHATVHHIQVPTRTDGTSRSDGWEESLCAHGIVVPHAMQCGWEARAARALGRELAAARDVTAVFAGNDELAMGFIRGLQEAGRRVPDEISVVGFDDHPLSDIWNPGLTTYRQDFARAGQAAVDLLLKRRDAKTAGTDLPPQTIRVPGQIIVRDSAGPCGLSASSSNCALAKGGE, from the coding sequence ATGTCATCGAAGAGAGAGCGACGGCCCCCCGTGATCTCGGATGTCGCCGCATGTGCCGGTGTCTCCGTGTCCACGGTGTCGCGATACCTCAACAACTCCGCCCACCTCAGCGAGGACAGCGCACAGCGGATCGCCCGGGCCATCGACCTGCTCGGATACCGTCCCAGTTCGATCGCACGGGGCCTCAAAGGATCGACGATGAACCTCATCGCGGTCCTTTCGACCAACACCGCACTCCTCGGCTCGGCCATCACCATCCAAGGCATCGAGGACGAGGCGCGGATCCGTCGACACTCGGTGATGATCTCCAAGCTCGACGACTCGGGATCGTCCTCCCTGTCCGAAACGATGAGAACCGTCCTCGACCTCAACCCGAGCGGTGTCATCGTCCTGCGTTACGACGCGATCGCCGAGAAAGCCCTCGAATCCCTGCCCTCCTCCCTGCCGGTCGTCGTCATCGGCGGACGCCAGGGCGACGGGCGCGACCAGGTGTCCCTGTGCGAGAAGGAGGGCGGTCAGGCCCTCACAGATCATCTCCTCGCGCTCGGGCATGCCACCGTTCACCACATCCAAGTGCCCACCCGTACCGACGGCACGAGCCGATCGGATGGGTGGGAGGAGTCCCTGTGCGCCCACGGGATCGTCGTGCCTCATGCGATGCAATGCGGATGGGAGGCGCGCGCCGCCAGGGCCCTCGGACGCGAACTGGCCGCCGCACGCGATGTCACCGCAGTGTTCGCCGGCAACGACGAGCTCGCGATGGGATTCATCCGGGGCCTGCAAGAGGCGGGGCGGCGTGTTCCCGACGAGATCAGCGTCGTCGGCTTCGACGATCACCCTCTCTCCGACATCTGGAACCCGGGGCTGACGACCTACCGTCAGGATTTCGCGCGGGCGGGACAGGCCGCCGTCGATCTTCTGCTCAAACGACGCGACGCCAAGACCGCGGGCACGGACCTCCCTCCTCAGACGATCCGCGTACCCGGGCAGATCATCGTCCGCGACTCCGCAGGCCCGTGCGGCCTCAGTGCCTCCTCATCGAATTGCGCGCTCGCAAAGGGCGGCGAATGA
- a CDS encoding carbohydrate ABC transporter permease: MNTAARELRRDAGRPRSAQNRTADHPLRFLIPAGVMLLVFFVLPTVMNFAYAFTDWSAFKKTIEFNGLDNLRSLFSSGTLLADIRITLVYALLVAVFQNVFGLALALLFEKDTTLNRFGRTLFFIPVIMSALAAGYIWQAILKTDGALNQILGWTVGHDVQIQWLGSTTWTIVILAAVHAWKWMGFSMLTYLAGLKTIDDEILEAAQVDGASRTTVFWRIKFPLLAPALTFNIATALLGSMNSFDIVQSLTDGGPGGSTEILNLFIWRTFGKGLYSQSTTMSLVLFVLVTLMAIPLITALRRRENKIL, translated from the coding sequence ATGAACACAGCCGCACGAGAACTTCGACGCGACGCGGGCCGACCCCGCTCAGCCCAGAACCGGACAGCGGACCACCCGCTCCGATTCCTCATCCCCGCAGGAGTCATGCTCCTCGTCTTCTTCGTCCTGCCGACGGTGATGAACTTCGCCTACGCCTTCACCGACTGGTCGGCCTTCAAGAAGACGATCGAGTTCAACGGCCTCGACAACCTGCGCTCCCTGTTCTCGTCGGGCACCCTCCTCGCGGACATCCGCATCACCCTCGTCTACGCGCTCCTCGTCGCCGTTTTCCAGAACGTCTTCGGCCTCGCCCTCGCACTCCTCTTCGAGAAGGACACGACCCTCAACCGGTTCGGGCGCACCCTCTTCTTCATCCCCGTCATCATGTCCGCCCTGGCCGCCGGATACATCTGGCAGGCGATCCTCAAAACCGATGGCGCGCTCAACCAGATCCTCGGCTGGACCGTAGGGCACGATGTTCAGATCCAATGGCTCGGATCCACGACCTGGACGATCGTCATCCTCGCCGCCGTCCACGCCTGGAAATGGATGGGCTTCTCCATGCTCACCTACCTCGCAGGCCTGAAGACCATCGACGACGAGATCCTCGAAGCGGCGCAGGTCGACGGCGCCTCCAGGACGACGGTCTTCTGGCGGATCAAGTTCCCGCTCCTGGCCCCCGCGCTCACCTTCAACATCGCCACCGCGCTCCTCGGTTCGATGAACTCCTTCGACATCGTCCAGTCATTGACCGATGGCGGACCCGGAGGATCGACCGAGATCCTCAACCTCTTCATCTGGCGGACCTTCGGCAAGGGCCTGTACTCCCAGTCCACCACCATGAGCCTCGTCCTCTTCGTCCTCGTCACCCTCATGGCGATCCCGCTCATCACGGCGCTGCGCCGAAGGGAGAACAAGATCCTGTGA
- a CDS encoding carbohydrate ABC transporter permease encodes MNARTLSMRPRISLSGTLHALGVLVVIIALLGVPLWVAIVTAGKSQAEAVIPGMSLPTTWHLFDNFHTVITQGRMGPAFIGSLIVTAPSVFLALLFGSMASWVLARRTSRAMAVVYAVFISGVILPPSIVTIMMLLRQTGLAGTAIGMICVYVGIYLSIVIFFITGFIRTIPISLEESARLDGAGPTRVFFTIILPLLRPTLASATILIVLYIWNDVFYALFILSGKVSTLPLNLYNVASESLYLNNWHLIFSYIILMTLPLLVLFIVGQKKIISGITGGAVK; translated from the coding sequence GTGAACGCTCGCACCCTCTCCATGCGTCCGCGCATCAGCCTCAGCGGCACCCTCCACGCCCTCGGCGTCCTCGTCGTCATCATCGCGCTCCTCGGTGTGCCGCTCTGGGTCGCGATCGTCACCGCGGGCAAGAGCCAGGCCGAAGCCGTCATCCCCGGCATGTCCCTCCCCACGACATGGCACCTGTTCGACAACTTCCACACCGTCATCACCCAAGGGAGGATGGGCCCCGCCTTCATCGGCTCCCTCATCGTCACCGCCCCCTCGGTGTTCCTCGCCCTCCTCTTCGGGTCGATGGCGTCCTGGGTCCTCGCGCGCCGCACCTCCCGCGCCATGGCCGTCGTCTACGCGGTCTTCATCTCGGGAGTCATCCTGCCGCCCTCGATCGTCACGATCATGATGCTCCTGCGTCAGACAGGACTGGCCGGCACGGCGATCGGCATGATCTGCGTGTACGTCGGCATCTACCTGTCGATCGTCATCTTCTTCATCACCGGGTTCATCAGAACCATCCCCATCTCCTTGGAGGAATCCGCCCGACTCGACGGGGCCGGACCCACGAGGGTCTTCTTCACGATCATCCTGCCCCTGCTGCGGCCCACGCTCGCCTCGGCGACGATCCTCATCGTCCTGTACATCTGGAACGACGTCTTCTACGCGCTCTTCATCCTGTCGGGGAAGGTGAGCACCCTGCCGCTCAACTTGTACAATGTTGCCAGCGAGAGCCTGTACCTCAACAACTGGCACCTGATCTTCTCCTACATCATCCTCATGACACTCCCGCTGCTCGTGCTCTTCATCGTCGGGCAGAAGAAGATCATCTCCGGCATCACCGGCGGAGCGGTGAAATGA
- a CDS encoding family 16 glycosylhydrolase, translated as MRPALAGAAALCLLLTTLPMQANAQSPRLINVALGKTPTTNATLLHGDGDSTQPQVAILNPAAATDGDTRYVPDDANVTKVLAGKESGRPDDDNGYGTWKDVYLQYDLGRARDIARIRLFRNGYPAAGSTFKNVKVEVSDTEDFASSTVLSDTADHRETRETQYRPQVVEPQGGPVKARYVRIWQKGHFIENFNGAWSGYSNGVGFREIEVLATAESGEETPQDEQPRNLALGRTPYVYGLEPTNIAAISDGRLDGDPAVHNSLGERWLQFEYRNSYSLTKVVLALEPGTYRSITVDARPQASSTTGRVIYSARDIAVGEPPIEIPLTDEGVQASAIRFTVERDSSSPTRYREIEIWGTGASYDESAPEYTPPASEYNTLVWSDEFDTDAVDESKWNIIQGMANHGAIYNRGAVGIVKRAGESYLSIASRNHGTTKSLVDAVGWDRYGDQQLGDNVTWSSGRVESKNKFSFENGRMAVRAKPNDSRGIWPAIWMLAQDETGHDEIDVLEYLGQNPWGAWTTNHYGILGLNKASHGQENFSPIAWSQEFHVFEVEWSPERITWYIDGKRVLSSEKGKHLDGMHSRPMFPILETQVNGGWVGNVDPAEQETKQSSEFLVDWVRVYQKEDQPKVRFDDLEEDGGTTGYAMRPVSRTDGLRTLSTGSLQYEDKNHFFYGGQPRYETSRLAVADDATGEQALVYEVPAVKDVHLTTYYQTLRDGNDTVPGPWGEVLPHGHSIREVADGALDFTLMRSTDGTNWRPVAMTTVENFVEPHPAYARATFDARGLPEDTRFIKIVFPKFPKRDQQGEQEQNDVANPLVESVSPVDVQLAKVTVLQRAVAEPAPPTPPAPPTPTPPDTEQPTPPTPTPPSPVPPTPTPSERGRPVPPAQPTSGKGLNLAKTGGPIALTVGAAIALTVAGTVLRRRTSR; from the coding sequence ATGCGACCAGCGCTCGCCGGAGCGGCGGCCCTCTGCCTCCTGCTCACGACCCTTCCCATGCAGGCGAACGCGCAGAGTCCGCGGCTCATCAACGTCGCACTCGGGAAAACCCCCACCACGAATGCGACCCTCCTTCACGGCGACGGCGACTCGACACAGCCCCAGGTCGCCATCCTCAACCCCGCCGCCGCCACCGACGGCGACACGCGATACGTCCCCGACGACGCCAATGTCACCAAAGTCCTCGCGGGCAAGGAATCAGGACGCCCCGATGACGACAACGGCTACGGCACCTGGAAGGACGTCTACCTCCAATACGACCTCGGACGGGCGCGCGACATCGCCCGCATACGCCTCTTCCGCAACGGTTACCCCGCAGCGGGCTCCACCTTCAAGAACGTCAAAGTCGAAGTCTCCGACACCGAGGACTTCGCGTCGTCGACCGTCCTCAGCGACACCGCCGACCACCGCGAGACCCGGGAGACCCAGTACCGGCCCCAAGTCGTCGAACCGCAGGGCGGGCCCGTGAAGGCCCGCTACGTGCGCATCTGGCAGAAGGGTCACTTCATCGAGAACTTCAACGGCGCGTGGTCCGGCTACTCCAACGGAGTCGGATTCCGGGAGATCGAGGTCCTTGCAACGGCTGAATCGGGCGAAGAGACCCCGCAGGACGAACAACCCCGCAACCTCGCCCTCGGCAGAACCCCCTACGTCTACGGCCTCGAACCGACGAATATCGCGGCGATATCCGACGGGCGCCTCGACGGCGACCCCGCCGTGCACAACAGTCTCGGGGAGCGCTGGCTCCAATTCGAATACCGGAACTCCTATTCCCTGACGAAAGTCGTCCTCGCGCTCGAACCGGGAACCTACCGGAGCATCACCGTCGACGCGCGTCCGCAGGCATCCTCGACAACGGGGCGCGTCATCTACTCCGCGCGCGACATCGCAGTCGGCGAGCCCCCCATCGAGATCCCTCTGACAGATGAGGGGGTCCAGGCGAGCGCGATCCGCTTCACCGTCGAACGCGATTCGTCCTCACCCACGCGCTACCGCGAGATCGAGATCTGGGGAACGGGCGCCTCCTACGACGAGAGTGCCCCTGAATACACGCCTCCGGCCAGCGAGTACAACACCCTCGTGTGGAGCGACGAATTCGACACCGACGCCGTCGACGAGAGCAAGTGGAACATCATCCAGGGGATGGCGAACCACGGCGCCATCTACAACCGCGGCGCCGTCGGGATCGTCAAACGCGCGGGCGAGTCCTACCTGTCCATCGCCTCGCGCAACCACGGCACGACGAAGTCCCTCGTCGACGCCGTCGGCTGGGACCGGTACGGGGACCAGCAACTCGGCGACAACGTCACCTGGTCCTCCGGTCGCGTCGAATCCAAGAACAAGTTCTCCTTCGAGAACGGACGCATGGCGGTGCGCGCCAAGCCGAACGACAGCCGGGGCATCTGGCCGGCGATCTGGATGCTCGCCCAGGACGAGACCGGCCACGACGAGATCGACGTCCTCGAATACCTCGGCCAGAACCCCTGGGGGGCCTGGACGACGAACCACTACGGGATCCTCGGACTGAACAAGGCCTCCCACGGGCAGGAGAACTTCTCCCCGATCGCCTGGAGCCAGGAGTTCCACGTCTTCGAAGTCGAATGGTCGCCCGAACGGATCACGTGGTACATCGACGGCAAGCGCGTCTTGTCCTCCGAGAAGGGCAAACACCTCGACGGCATGCACTCCAGGCCCATGTTCCCGATCCTCGAGACGCAGGTCAACGGCGGATGGGTCGGCAATGTCGACCCCGCCGAACAGGAGACGAAGCAATCCAGCGAGTTCCTCGTCGACTGGGTCCGCGTCTACCAGAAGGAGGACCAGCCCAAGGTCCGATTCGACGACCTCGAGGAGGACGGCGGAACGACCGGATACGCGATGCGCCCGGTATCGCGCACCGACGGTCTGAGGACCCTGAGTACGGGGAGCCTCCAGTACGAGGACAAGAATCACTTCTTCTACGGCGGACAGCCCCGATACGAGACCAGCAGGCTCGCAGTCGCCGACGACGCGACGGGCGAGCAGGCTCTCGTCTACGAGGTCCCCGCCGTCAAGGACGTCCATCTCACGACGTACTACCAGACCCTCAGGGACGGCAACGACACCGTTCCCGGACCGTGGGGCGAAGTTCTCCCGCACGGGCACTCCATTCGAGAGGTCGCCGACGGGGCCCTCGACTTCACCCTCATGCGCTCGACCGATGGGACGAACTGGCGGCCCGTCGCGATGACGACGGTCGAGAACTTCGTCGAACCTCATCCTGCCTACGCCCGCGCGACCTTCGACGCCCGCGGCCTTCCCGAGGACACGCGCTTCATCAAGATCGTCTTCCCGAAGTTCCCCAAGCGCGATCAACAGGGCGAGCAGGAGCAGAACGATGTCGCCAACCCTCTCGTCGAGTCGGTGAGTCCCGTCGACGTTCAGCTCGCGAAGGTGACAGTGCTCCAGCGAGCGGTCGCCGAGCCCGCGCCTCCGACTCCGCCCGCCCCGCCGACGCCGACTCCGCCGGACACGGAGCAGCCGACTCCGCCGACGCCGACCCCGCCCTCGCCGGTTCCGCCGACACCGACTCCATCGGAGAGGGGACGGCCGGTGCCGCCCGCTCAGCCGACTTCCGGGAAGGGGTTGAACCTGGCGAAGACGGGCGGGCCCATCGCCCTGACCGTCGGCGCCGCCATCGCCCTGACCGTCGCCGGAACAGTTCTGCGCCGCAGAACCTCACGATGA